CTGTAGTGGTGGATGTGATTATCCACCGCCTCATGCCCCGACGGCTCTAGGGTTTTGCGGTCGCCGCCGCGAAGCAGAATGCCGGCCAGACTGACGTCGAACACATCGCACGACTGAACGCAATGGCGGTGACCGCCATCCACAGTGATCGCCTCTCCGCCGGTCTGATAGAACCGGCAGCCGGTAAGACGGTCGTCGCTGCCGCCGCGGATCAGCACGCCCTGGCCCAGAGTCTGACAGAAATCCATCCCCTGCCACTCGACATGACAAAGATTCTGCATGGTCAGCAGCGGCTCGGTCAGCACGCTGATTTTTACATCTCCCGGCAACAATGGTTGCGGCGGCCAAAAATAGATGCGCTCGTTCTTCCGGTCCAACACCCATTCGCCCGGCTTATCCAGCTCTTCAAGCACGTTGAGAAAATAGTAGCGTTGGTTCTTTGTGTATCCGTAGTGATGATGCGGCTCGGCGATGGTAATCTCTTTCTTCCTGGCATCGATGGCTGCCACTTTCTGATAGGAATCGCTCCAATCCCAGGTCCAAAATCCATGCAGATAGGTTTCATTTTCTTTCGCCCATCGTGCCGGCGCCGTTTCCTTGAAACCAATGCGGCCGTAATGGCGGCCCACCGGAACGCCGTCAAACCGCTTTTCCCGCTCCAGGCCCTGATTAAATCGCTGCGCGCCAGTCTGTGGAACATCGGCGATCAACAACCAGCCGTCGTTGGGAAAGCGCGCCATGGTCATGCGCTGGTTATGGCAAAACAGCTCCAGGGGCGGACCGCCGCGCAGACTCATCTCCGCAATCTCGCCGATCCCTTCCTTAGCCAGATCGATGACCAGCACCTCGCTTCGGGCGACGGGCTGCAGCCGGTTCACCAGAGCAGGCTCTTGCAGCGGCTGCCACTCCTGCACCACCCGCGCGCCGACCAACTGCACTTTGCCCGCTGCCTTCCAGACCACCGGATGCCGGCTCGTGCCTGAATCCAGAGAATCCA
This region of bacterium genomic DNA includes:
- a CDS encoding right-handed parallel beta-helix repeat-containing protein — its product is MRKSILFIPLLFFGFSCSLNRPIVFYVSSHGNDAWSGRKTLSQASQHDGPFATLVRARQAVRQAGDRPRTVVIEPGVYSLTEGLVLDSLDSGTSRHPVVWKAAGKVQLVGARVVQEWQPLQEPALVNRLQPVARSEVLVIDLAKEGIGEIAEMSLRGGPPLELFCHNQRMTMARFPNDGWLLIADVPQTGAQRFNQGLEREKRFDGVPVGRHYGRIGFKETAPARWAKENETYLHGFWTWDWSDSYQKVAAIDARKKEITIAEPHHHYGYTKNQRYYFLNVLEELDKPGEWVLDRKNERIYFWPPQPLLPGDVKISVLTEPLLTMQNLCHVEWQGMDFCQTLGQGVLIRGGSDDRLTGCRFYQTGGEAITVDGGHRHCVQSCDVFDVSLAGILLRGGDRKTLEPSGHEAVDNHIHHYSQWLRTGQYAFFLDGVGHRLAHNLVHDAPHEAVYLRGNDHLVEYNEFHDICQQTGDAGALHTGRNWTWRGNVIRFNYWHDLKGPGLHGVAAVYLDDWGSGFHVHGNLFYR